The following proteins are co-located in the Bradyrhizobium sp. AZCC 2176 genome:
- a CDS encoding (2Fe-2S)-binding protein, which yields MPSVRFRLNGAETEIDADPDRSLLDVLRGQLGMTGPHFGCGAGECGACNVIIGDRAVSACDTPLWSVADKDVMTIEGLGTSERPHPLQRAFIAEQAMQCGYCVSGILMSAAALLKRNPSPSSREVKEALDRNLCRCGSHNRMVRAVLRAAEEMAAG from the coding sequence ATGCCGAGCGTTCGATTTCGCCTCAACGGCGCCGAGACGGAAATTGACGCCGATCCCGACCGGTCATTGCTGGATGTTCTGCGCGGGCAACTCGGCATGACCGGGCCGCATTTCGGCTGCGGCGCCGGCGAATGTGGCGCCTGCAACGTGATTATCGGCGACCGCGCAGTGTCCGCCTGCGACACGCCGCTCTGGTCGGTGGCGGACAAGGATGTCATGACGATCGAAGGACTGGGAACGAGCGAGCGCCCGCATCCGCTGCAGCGTGCCTTCATCGCCGAACAGGCGATGCAATGCGGCTATTGCGTCTCCGGCATCCTGATGAGCGCAGCGGCGCTATTGAAGCGAAACCCGTCGCCGTCAAGCCGCGAGGTGAAGGAAGCGCTCGACCGCAACCTCTGCCGCTGCGGTTCGCATAATCGCATGGTCCGGGCGGTGCTGCGCGCGGCGGAAGAAATGGCGGCAGGATGA